The following proteins are encoded in a genomic region of Burkholderia pyrrocinia:
- the pstB gene encoding phosphate ABC transporter ATP-binding protein PstB produces MNMAESHLNPVERTAAPAGTQDAAHGRPLAPLNAKIEVNNLNFFYNKFHALKNVNLRIPEGKVTAFIGPSGCGKSTLLRTFNKMFALYPEQRAEGEILMDGENLLTTKRDISLLRARIGMVFQKPTPFPMSIYDNIAFGVKMFEKLTRSEMDDRVEWALTKAALWNEVKDKLGQSGYGLSGGQQQRLCIARGIAIRPEVLLLDEPCSALDPISTGRIEELIAELKSDYTVVIVTHNMQQAARCSDFTAYMYLGELIEFGETEKIFIKPVRKETEDYITGRFG; encoded by the coding sequence ATGAATATGGCAGAAAGCCACCTGAATCCCGTCGAGCGCACCGCAGCGCCCGCCGGCACGCAAGACGCGGCGCACGGCCGCCCGCTCGCGCCGCTGAACGCGAAGATCGAGGTCAACAACCTCAACTTCTTCTACAACAAGTTCCATGCGTTGAAGAACGTCAACCTGCGCATTCCCGAAGGGAAGGTGACGGCGTTCATCGGCCCGTCGGGCTGCGGCAAGTCGACGCTGCTGCGCACGTTCAACAAGATGTTCGCGCTCTATCCGGAGCAGCGCGCCGAAGGCGAAATCCTGATGGACGGCGAGAACCTGCTGACGACGAAGCGCGACATCTCGCTGCTGCGCGCGCGTATCGGCATGGTGTTCCAGAAGCCGACCCCGTTCCCGATGTCGATCTACGACAACATCGCATTCGGCGTGAAGATGTTCGAAAAGCTCACGCGCTCGGAAATGGACGACCGCGTCGAATGGGCGCTCACGAAGGCCGCGCTGTGGAACGAAGTGAAGGACAAGCTGGGCCAGAGCGGCTACGGCCTCTCGGGCGGCCAGCAGCAGCGTCTGTGTATCGCGCGCGGCATCGCGATCCGTCCGGAAGTGCTGCTGCTCGACGAACCGTGCTCGGCGCTCGACCCGATCTCGACGGGCCGCATCGAAGAACTGATCGCGGAGCTGAAGAGCGACTACACGGTCGTGATCGTCACGCACAACATGCAGCAGGCCGCACGCTGCTCGGATTTCACGGCCTATATGTACCTGGGCGAGCTGATCGAGTTCGGCGAAACCGAAAAGATCTTCATCAAGCCGGTGCGCAAGGAAACGGAAGACTACATCACCGGCCGTTTCGGCTGA
- the phoU gene encoding phosphate signaling complex protein PhoU, which produces MSDKHLSSQFDADLNAVSSKVLEMGGLVESQIVGAMFALNEFDRDAAEKVIATEEVLNAMEVDIDQECGNIIARRQPAARDLRLLMSISKTITNLERAGDEAEKIAKRVRRLVDEPAARTVNIAEIKVSGEMAVTILRRALDAFARLDTVAAAQIVKDDKEIDLEFRAFVRKLVSYMQEDPRTISVGLEYLFIAKAIERIGDHAKNIAEFIIYIVKGTDVRHQPRDTLDREANS; this is translated from the coding sequence ATGTCGGATAAACATCTGTCGAGCCAGTTCGACGCGGACCTGAACGCCGTGTCGTCGAAAGTGCTGGAAATGGGCGGGCTCGTCGAGTCGCAGATCGTCGGCGCGATGTTCGCGCTGAACGAATTCGATCGCGATGCGGCCGAGAAGGTGATCGCGACCGAGGAGGTCCTGAACGCGATGGAAGTCGACATCGACCAGGAATGCGGCAACATCATCGCACGGCGGCAGCCTGCCGCACGCGACCTGCGTCTTTTGATGTCGATTTCGAAAACGATTACGAACCTCGAGCGCGCAGGCGACGAAGCCGAGAAGATCGCGAAGCGCGTGCGTCGCCTCGTCGACGAGCCGGCCGCGCGCACGGTCAACATCGCCGAGATCAAGGTGTCGGGCGAGATGGCCGTGACGATCCTGCGCCGCGCGCTCGACGCGTTTGCGCGCCTCGATACGGTGGCCGCCGCGCAGATCGTCAAGGACGACAAGGAAATCGACCTGGAATTCCGCGCGTTCGTGCGCAAGCTCGTGTCGTACATGCAGGAAGATCCGCGCACGATCTCGGTGGGCCTCGAATACCTGTTCATCGCGAAGGCGATCGAACGGATCGGCGACCACGCGAAGAACATCGCCGAATTCATCATCTACATCGTGAAGGGCACGGACGTACGGCATCAGCCGCGCGACACGCTCGACCGCGAAGCCAACAGTTAA
- the phoB gene encoding phosphate regulon transcriptional regulator PhoB has protein sequence MPSNILVVEDEPAISELISVNLQHAGHCPIRAYNAEQAQNLISDVLPDLVLLDWMLPGKSGIAFARDLRNNERTKHIPIIMLTARGDEQDKVLGLEIGADDYVTKPFSPKELMARIKAVLRRRAPQLTEDVVSINGLRLDPATHRVAAHAEGSEIKLDLGPTEFRLLHFFMTHPERVHSRTQLLDQVWGDHVFVEERTVDVHIKRLRAALKPAGCDAMIETVRGSGYRLAKHA, from the coding sequence ATGCCCAGCAACATTCTCGTCGTTGAAGATGAGCCCGCGATTTCCGAACTGATCTCGGTGAATCTCCAGCACGCCGGTCACTGCCCGATCCGTGCGTACAACGCCGAACAGGCGCAGAACCTGATCAGCGACGTGCTGCCCGATCTCGTGCTGCTCGACTGGATGCTGCCGGGCAAGTCCGGCATCGCGTTCGCGCGCGACCTGCGCAACAACGAACGCACCAAGCACATCCCGATCATCATGCTGACCGCGCGCGGCGACGAGCAGGACAAGGTGCTCGGCCTCGAGATCGGCGCGGACGACTACGTGACGAAGCCGTTCTCGCCGAAGGAACTCATGGCGCGCATCAAGGCCGTCCTGCGCCGTCGCGCGCCGCAGCTGACCGAGGACGTCGTGTCGATCAACGGGCTGCGCCTCGACCCTGCCACGCATCGCGTCGCCGCGCATGCGGAAGGCAGCGAGATCAAGCTCGATCTCGGCCCGACCGAGTTCCGCCTGCTGCATTTCTTCATGACCCATCCGGAGCGCGTGCACAGCCGCACGCAACTGCTCGACCAGGTGTGGGGCGACCACGTGTTCGTCGAGGAGCGCACCGTCGACGTGCACATCAAACGATTGCGCGCCGCCTTGAAACCGGCCGGCTGCGATGCGATGATCGAGACCGTGCGCGGCAGCGGCTACCGGCTCGCCAAGCACGCGTAA
- the phoR gene encoding phosphate regulon sensor histidine kinase PhoR has product MNIIWARFLVSLVLLVLIGVLVGVFAGPIAGLVFVVVMLVVQGFFSTFHTQRLWRLLDAPVYGEVPSAPGIWGEIYYRLHKLAKQWHAQVRQVEQQHSRFIQAIQASPNGVAMLDDHDQIEWCNEIAEVHFGLDAKRDLRQHITNLVRHPDFVRYLNAQHYDETLVMRGMGDSRQNVLAVQVFPYGENRKLLLTQDITELERTDAMRRDFVANVSHELKTPLTVLSGFLETMRELPLNEEDRARYLDMMEQQASRMRHIVTDLLVLAKLEGESKPPADRAIDMRAVFDHLKEDAQTLSNGHHDIAFSIDEALGVTGAQTELFSAFANLVTNAIRYTPDGGKIVVSWRREGAQGVFSVTDSGFGIPAADLPRLTERFYRVDRSRSRDTGGTGLGLAIVKHVLQRHDAHLYVQSEEGRGSTFTARFPGSRIIAIRPAAYEA; this is encoded by the coding sequence ATGAACATCATCTGGGCGCGCTTTTTGGTGTCGCTCGTGCTGCTCGTGCTGATCGGCGTATTGGTCGGCGTCTTCGCCGGCCCGATCGCGGGCCTCGTGTTCGTGGTCGTGATGCTGGTCGTGCAGGGCTTTTTCAGCACCTTCCATACGCAGCGTCTGTGGCGGCTGCTCGATGCGCCGGTCTACGGTGAAGTGCCGAGCGCGCCGGGCATCTGGGGCGAGATCTACTACCGTCTGCACAAGCTCGCGAAACAGTGGCATGCACAGGTGCGGCAGGTCGAACAGCAGCATTCGCGCTTCATCCAGGCGATCCAGGCATCGCCGAACGGCGTCGCGATGCTCGACGACCACGACCAGATCGAGTGGTGCAACGAGATCGCCGAGGTCCATTTCGGCCTCGATGCGAAGCGCGACCTGCGCCAGCACATCACCAACCTGGTGCGCCATCCCGATTTCGTCCGCTACCTGAATGCGCAGCATTACGACGAGACGCTCGTGATGCGCGGCATGGGCGACTCGCGGCAGAACGTGCTGGCCGTGCAGGTGTTTCCGTACGGCGAGAACCGCAAGCTGCTGCTCACGCAGGACATCACCGAGCTCGAGCGTACCGACGCGATGCGGCGCGACTTCGTCGCGAACGTGTCGCACGAGTTGAAGACGCCGCTCACGGTGCTGTCGGGCTTCCTCGAGACGATGCGCGAGCTGCCGCTGAACGAGGAAGACCGCGCACGCTATCTCGACATGATGGAGCAGCAGGCGTCGCGGATGCGGCACATCGTCACCGACCTGCTGGTGCTCGCGAAGCTGGAAGGCGAGAGCAAGCCGCCTGCCGATCGCGCGATCGACATGCGCGCCGTGTTCGATCATCTGAAAGAGGACGCGCAGACGCTGTCGAACGGGCATCACGACATCGCGTTCTCGATCGACGAGGCGCTTGGCGTCACGGGCGCGCAGACGGAGCTGTTCAGCGCGTTCGCGAATCTCGTCACGAACGCGATCCGCTATACGCCGGACGGCGGCAAGATCGTCGTGTCGTGGCGGCGCGAGGGCGCACAGGGCGTGTTTTCCGTCACGGACAGCGGCTTCGGCATTCCGGCCGCCGACCTGCCGCGGCTTACCGAGCGCTTCTACCGCGTCGACCGCAGCCGCTCGCGCGATACGGGCGGCACGGGGCTCGGGCTCGCGATCGTCAAGCACGTGCTGCAGCGGCACGACGCGCACCTGTACGTGCAGAGCGAGGAAGGGCGCGGCAGCACGTTCACCGCGCGGTTCCCGGGCTCGCGCATCATCGCGATCCGGCCGGCCGCGTACGAGGCATGA
- the ppk1 gene encoding polyphosphate kinase 1: MSVRYPLLNRELGILGFNERVLAQAADPQVPLLERLRFICITSSNLDEFFEVRMAGLQEQIRDNPGALTPDGMSLQHAYALVVERAQRLVHRQYTMLHETVLPALEQEGIYFHATDTWNDEQLEWARRYFLDELLPVLTPIGLDPAHPFPRVLNKSLNFVVELEGRDAFGRQAVMGIVQAPRALPRVVRMPHALSGFEHGFVLLSSFMQRFVGELFPQLVVKSCNQFRITRNSELFVDEDEITNLRVALQGELPARHLGNAVRLEVSADTPPHIVRRLLEESELGEKDCYRVAGSVNLVRLMQIPDLVDRPDLKFAPFTASTPSAIANAPTMFDAIDDGDILLHHPYESFQPVLELLQQAAKDPSVVAIKQTIYRTGTDSPLMDALMEAARNGKEVTVVVELLARFDEETNINWASQLEAVGAHVVYGVVGHKCHAKMMLIVRRVVQAGKASLRRYVHLGTGNYHPRTARLYTDFGLMTADQKICEDVHHVFQQLTGIGGELTLHELWQSPFTLHPRIIESIRAEIDNAHAGKRARVVAKMNALLEPSVIAALYEASQAGVKVDLIVRGVCALKPGVPGLSENITVRSIVGRFLEHHRIYYFHAGGAEDVYLSSADLMDRNLFRRVEVAFPIRERKLKRRVIAEGLSVCLGDNQSAWQMHSDGHYRRRRAGKTIRNAQLGLLAKFCS, from the coding sequence ATGTCCGTCCGTTACCCGCTTCTCAATCGTGAACTCGGCATCCTCGGTTTCAACGAGCGCGTGCTGGCCCAGGCGGCCGATCCGCAAGTTCCGTTGCTCGAGCGCCTTCGCTTCATCTGCATCACCAGCAGCAATCTCGACGAATTCTTCGAAGTCCGGATGGCCGGCCTTCAGGAGCAGATCCGCGACAACCCCGGCGCACTGACGCCCGACGGCATGTCGTTACAGCATGCTTACGCTCTCGTCGTCGAACGCGCGCAGCGGCTCGTCCATCGACAGTACACGATGCTGCACGAAACCGTGCTGCCCGCGCTCGAACAGGAAGGCATCTATTTCCACGCGACCGACACGTGGAACGACGAGCAGCTCGAATGGGCACGGCGCTACTTCCTCGACGAGCTGCTGCCCGTGCTGACGCCGATCGGCCTCGATCCGGCCCACCCGTTCCCGCGCGTGCTGAACAAGAGCCTGAACTTCGTCGTCGAGCTCGAAGGCCGCGACGCGTTCGGCCGCCAGGCCGTGATGGGCATCGTACAGGCGCCGCGCGCGCTGCCGCGCGTCGTGCGCATGCCGCACGCGCTGTCGGGCTTCGAGCACGGCTTCGTGCTGCTGAGCTCGTTCATGCAGCGCTTTGTCGGCGAACTCTTCCCGCAACTCGTCGTGAAGAGCTGCAACCAGTTCCGCATCACGCGCAACAGCGAGCTGTTCGTCGACGAAGACGAAATCACGAACCTGCGCGTCGCGCTGCAGGGCGAACTGCCCGCGCGCCACCTCGGCAATGCGGTTCGCCTCGAGGTGTCGGCCGACACGCCGCCGCACATCGTGCGGCGCCTGCTCGAGGAAAGCGAACTCGGCGAGAAGGACTGCTATCGCGTGGCCGGGTCCGTGAACCTCGTGCGCCTGATGCAGATTCCCGATCTCGTCGACCGCCCCGACCTGAAGTTCGCGCCGTTCACCGCATCGACCCCGTCCGCGATCGCGAACGCGCCGACGATGTTCGATGCGATCGACGACGGCGACATCCTGCTGCACCATCCGTACGAGAGCTTCCAGCCCGTGCTCGAACTGCTGCAGCAGGCGGCGAAAGACCCGAGCGTCGTCGCAATCAAGCAGACGATCTACCGCACCGGCACCGATTCGCCGCTGATGGACGCGCTGATGGAAGCCGCGCGCAACGGCAAGGAAGTGACCGTCGTCGTCGAGCTGCTCGCGCGCTTCGACGAGGAAACCAACATCAACTGGGCGTCGCAGCTCGAAGCCGTCGGCGCACACGTCGTGTACGGCGTGGTCGGTCACAAGTGCCACGCGAAGATGATGCTGATCGTGCGTCGCGTCGTGCAGGCCGGCAAGGCGTCGCTGCGTCGCTACGTGCACCTCGGCACCGGCAACTACCATCCGCGCACGGCGCGCCTCTACACCGATTTCGGGCTGATGACGGCCGACCAGAAGATCTGCGAGGACGTCCATCACGTGTTCCAGCAACTGACCGGGATCGGCGGCGAACTCACGCTGCACGAGCTGTGGCAGTCGCCGTTCACGCTGCATCCGCGCATCATCGAGTCGATCCGCGCGGAGATCGACAATGCGCATGCCGGCAAGCGCGCGCGTGTCGTCGCGAAAATGAACGCGCTGCTGGAGCCGTCGGTCATCGCTGCGCTGTACGAAGCGTCGCAGGCCGGCGTCAAGGTCGACCTGATCGTGCGCGGCGTCTGCGCGCTGAAGCCCGGTGTGCCGGGGCTGTCGGAAAACATCACGGTGCGCTCGATCGTCGGGCGCTTCCTCGAGCATCACCGGATCTACTATTTCCACGCAGGCGGCGCCGAGGATGTCTATCTGTCGAGCGCCGACTTGATGGACCGCAACCTGTTCCGCCGCGTCGAAGTCGCGTTCCCGATCCGCGAGCGCAAGCTCAAGCGGCGCGTGATCGCCGAAGGCCTGTCGGTGTGCCTCGGCGACAACCAGTCGGCCTGGCAGATGCACAGCGACGGACACTACCGCCGGCGCCGCGCCGGCAAGACGATCCGCAACGCGCAACTCGGGCTGCTCGCGAAGTTCTGCTCGTAA
- the ppx gene encoding exopolyphosphatase, whose translation MVTTPHLLAAVDLGSNSFRLIVGRVEETPAGSQIYPVDALREPVRLAAGLSSDKMLDRASQERGWEALKRFGERLRDFHPDHVRAVATNTLRVAKNAGEFLGEAEAALGFPIEVIAGREEARLIYAGAAHSVPASAGKRLVVDIGGGSTEFIIGSHYTPIVMESLYIGCVSHSRTFFPAGNVDEYTMRQAELAAKREIQIISSEYKKAGWDQAIGSSGTARALAELVEANGFNDPGVTHGISRGGLERLKRALIKSENVNRLKLVALKPDRVPVLAGGLAIMLAVFEELGVDYVDTTDGALRLGVLYDLLGRTQHEDMRAVTVEGFTRRYGVDRAQAERIGALAARFYDELEEADDEAREEGRMFLGWAAALHEIGLSISHSAYHKHSAYIASNADMPGFSRTDQARLAALVLGHAGKLGKLSQAREVEWPLLFCLRLAALLCRRRTDAGLPDISVSQMKKGGYEVRLPGAWVEQNPLTDYSLSQEAAEWEKVGIPYRVVYTGA comes from the coding sequence ATGGTTACAACCCCCCACTTGCTGGCTGCCGTGGATCTCGGCTCGAACAGCTTCCGGCTGATCGTCGGTCGCGTCGAGGAAACGCCGGCGGGCAGCCAGATCTATCCCGTCGATGCGCTGCGCGAGCCTGTCCGGCTGGCCGCCGGCCTGTCGAGCGACAAGATGCTCGATCGCGCGTCGCAGGAGCGTGGCTGGGAGGCGCTCAAGCGGTTCGGCGAGCGCCTGCGCGATTTTCATCCCGATCACGTGCGCGCGGTGGCGACCAACACGCTGCGCGTCGCGAAGAACGCGGGCGAATTTCTCGGTGAGGCCGAAGCGGCGCTCGGTTTCCCGATCGAAGTGATCGCGGGCCGCGAAGAAGCACGGCTGATCTATGCGGGCGCCGCGCACTCGGTGCCGGCGAGCGCCGGCAAGCGGCTCGTCGTCGACATCGGCGGCGGCTCGACCGAATTCATCATCGGCTCGCACTACACGCCGATCGTGATGGAGAGTCTCTACATCGGCTGCGTGAGCCACAGCCGCACCTTCTTCCCGGCCGGCAACGTCGACGAATACACGATGCGGCAGGCCGAACTCGCGGCCAAGCGCGAGATCCAGATCATTTCGAGCGAATACAAGAAGGCCGGGTGGGACCAGGCGATCGGTTCGTCCGGCACCGCACGTGCGCTCGCGGAACTCGTCGAGGCGAACGGTTTCAACGATCCGGGCGTTACGCACGGCATTTCGCGCGGCGGCCTCGAGCGTCTGAAGCGCGCGCTGATCAAGTCGGAGAACGTCAACCGGCTGAAGCTGGTCGCGCTGAAGCCCGATCGCGTGCCCGTGCTCGCGGGCGGCCTCGCGATCATGCTCGCGGTGTTCGAGGAACTCGGTGTCGACTACGTCGATACGACCGACGGCGCGCTGCGCCTCGGCGTGCTGTACGACCTGCTCGGCCGGACGCAGCACGAGGACATGCGCGCGGTGACCGTCGAGGGCTTCACGCGCCGCTACGGCGTCGATCGTGCGCAGGCCGAGCGGATCGGCGCGCTTGCGGCGCGCTTCTACGACGAACTCGAGGAAGCCGACGACGAGGCGCGCGAGGAAGGGCGGATGTTCCTCGGCTGGGCGGCCGCATTGCACGAGATCGGCCTGTCGATCTCGCACAGCGCGTATCACAAGCATTCGGCCTATATCGCGAGCAATGCGGACATGCCGGGTTTTTCGCGCACGGACCAGGCGCGGCTCGCCGCGCTCGTGCTCGGTCACGCGGGCAAGCTCGGCAAGCTGTCGCAGGCGCGCGAGGTCGAGTGGCCGCTGCTGTTCTGCCTTCGGCTCGCGGCGCTGCTGTGCCGGCGTCGGACCGATGCGGGGCTGCCCGACATTTCCGTTTCGCAGATGAAGAAGGGCGGATATGAAGTGCGCCTGCCGGGCGCGTGGGTCGAGCAGAACCCGTTGACCGACTACAGCCTCAGCCAGGAGGCTGCCGAGTGGGAGAAGGTCGGCATTCCGTATCGCGTGGTGTACACCGGCGCGTAA
- the sixA gene encoding phosphohistidine phosphatase SixA: protein MMNLILWRHAEAEDYATSDLARQLTARGRKDAQAMAKWLRSRLETNAVILASPAARTVQTVEALTDQYRTVDALAPGGSVDDVLAAAGWPEGIAPTVVIVGHQPTLGSVAAQLIVGSDDSWSVKKGGIVWLASRTRNGGRQAVLRAVLTPELV, encoded by the coding sequence ATGATGAACCTGATCCTGTGGCGTCATGCCGAAGCCGAAGACTACGCAACGAGCGATCTCGCGCGCCAGTTGACCGCCCGTGGCCGCAAGGACGCGCAGGCGATGGCCAAATGGCTGCGTAGCCGGCTCGAGACGAACGCCGTGATCCTCGCGAGCCCGGCGGCCCGCACCGTGCAGACCGTCGAGGCGCTGACCGACCAGTACCGGACCGTCGACGCGCTCGCGCCGGGCGGCAGCGTCGACGACGTGCTGGCGGCGGCCGGCTGGCCGGAAGGCATCGCGCCGACGGTCGTGATCGTCGGGCACCAGCCGACGCTCGGCAGCGTCGCCGCGCAGTTGATCGTCGGCAGCGACGACAGCTGGAGCGTCAAGAAGGGGGGAATCGTGTGGCTCGCGAGCCGCACGCGTAACGGCGGCCGGCAGGCCGTACTGCGGGCGGTATTGACGCCCGAACTGGTGTGA
- a CDS encoding GNAT family N-acetyltransferase, which translates to MRELPTPTLPFASLPLDTSRRHLPRAAETVTSEYRLRAAWARTEDELREAQRLRYSVFAEEMGAQVSGPSGLDVDPFDAYCDHLLVRDLDTLKVVGTYRVLPPHQAARVGRLYAEGEFDLSRLTHLRGKMVEVGRSCVHSDYRNGAVIMALWGGLGAYMMQNGYETMLGCASVSMADGGHYAANLYQSLSAGSLTAPEYRAFPHTALPVDELQTGTVVAPPPLIKGYLRLGAKICGAPAWDPDFNCADFLTLFRLSDINARYARHFLG; encoded by the coding sequence ATGCGAGAACTGCCGACGCCTACGCTCCCTTTTGCCTCGCTGCCCCTCGACACGTCGCGGCGTCACCTGCCGCGCGCTGCTGAAACCGTTACATCGGAGTATCGCCTGCGCGCCGCGTGGGCACGTACCGAAGACGAATTGCGCGAAGCCCAGCGCCTGCGTTACAGCGTGTTCGCCGAAGAGATGGGCGCGCAGGTCAGCGGCCCCTCCGGTCTCGACGTCGATCCGTTCGATGCGTACTGCGACCACCTGCTGGTTCGCGATCTCGATACGCTGAAGGTCGTCGGCACGTATCGCGTGCTGCCGCCGCACCAGGCGGCGCGTGTCGGCCGCCTGTACGCCGAAGGCGAATTCGACCTGTCGCGCCTCACGCACCTGCGCGGCAAGATGGTCGAGGTCGGCCGCTCGTGCGTGCACAGCGACTACCGCAACGGCGCCGTCATCATGGCGCTGTGGGGTGGCCTTGGCGCGTACATGATGCAGAACGGCTACGAGACGATGCTCGGCTGCGCAAGCGTGTCGATGGCCGACGGCGGCCACTATGCAGCGAACCTGTACCAGTCGCTGTCGGCAGGCTCGCTGACGGCGCCCGAGTATCGCGCGTTCCCGCACACGGCACTGCCGGTCGACGAACTGCAGACGGGCACCGTCGTGGCGCCGCCGCCGCTGATCAAGGGTTACCTGCGTCTCGGCGCGAAGATCTGCGGTGCGCCGGCCTGGGATCCCGACTTCAATTGTGCGGATTTCCTGACACTGTTCCGCCTGTCCGATATCAACGCGCGCTACGCCCGCCACTTCCTGGGCTGA
- a CDS encoding MATE family efflux transporter, with protein sequence MSESALPHGAGTGSATVTHRRVLALAFPIVLANLTQPILGAVDTAVAGHLDGTQYLGGVALGGLFFNFVFWGFGFLRMGTTGLVAQAHGAGDAAGIRLNLLRALIVAFALGAAVLALQVPLLSFALTALGGSDAVRATALAYSHARIWSAPFALANYVVLGYLLGMQRVRLALVAQVFINAVNIGAVLLYVYGFGWGIAGIGAATATADACGFALGAWMLWRLRPRGLAPIAVRALADRVALKRLIVLNRDIFLRTLCLLGAFGWFAHLGAKQGDATLAANALLLNFQTFMAYGLDGFAHAAEALVGAAAGARDRGAFRQAVRVTLFWSALGALLFSLVYWAAGGWIIARLTDQAEIRAVALRYLPWAAISPIVSVWGFLLDGVFIGATQTQSLMRAMVVSFSIFIVATLAAVGMFGNHGLWFALLLFMAARGATLARYLPGLLRRIGADAHTAPAARA encoded by the coding sequence ATGTCCGAATCCGCGTTACCGCACGGGGCCGGCACCGGCTCGGCCACCGTCACGCACCGGCGCGTCCTCGCGCTCGCCTTCCCGATCGTCCTGGCGAACCTGACCCAGCCGATCCTCGGCGCCGTCGACACGGCCGTCGCCGGCCACCTCGACGGCACGCAGTATCTCGGCGGCGTCGCGCTCGGCGGGCTGTTCTTCAATTTCGTGTTCTGGGGCTTCGGCTTCCTGCGGATGGGGACGACCGGCCTCGTCGCGCAGGCGCACGGCGCCGGCGACGCCGCCGGCATCCGCCTGAACCTGCTGCGCGCGCTGATCGTCGCGTTCGCGCTCGGCGCCGCGGTGCTTGCGCTGCAGGTGCCGCTGCTGTCGTTCGCGCTGACCGCGCTCGGCGGCAGCGATGCCGTCCGCGCGACCGCGCTCGCGTACAGCCACGCGCGAATCTGGAGCGCGCCGTTCGCGCTCGCGAACTACGTCGTGCTCGGCTACCTGCTCGGCATGCAACGCGTCCGGCTTGCACTCGTCGCGCAGGTGTTCATCAATGCGGTGAACATCGGTGCCGTACTGCTCTACGTGTATGGCTTCGGCTGGGGCATCGCCGGCATCGGTGCCGCGACCGCCACCGCGGACGCGTGCGGATTCGCGCTCGGCGCGTGGATGCTGTGGCGGCTGCGGCCGCGCGGCCTTGCGCCGATCGCGGTGCGTGCGCTGGCCGACCGCGTGGCGCTCAAGCGGCTGATCGTGCTCAATCGCGACATCTTCCTGCGCACGCTGTGCCTGCTCGGCGCATTCGGCTGGTTCGCGCACCTCGGTGCGAAACAGGGCGACGCGACGCTCGCGGCGAACGCGCTGCTGCTGAATTTCCAGACCTTCATGGCGTACGGCCTCGACGGCTTCGCGCATGCGGCCGAGGCGCTCGTCGGCGCGGCCGCCGGTGCGCGCGACCGCGGCGCATTCCGGCAGGCCGTACGCGTCACGCTGTTCTGGTCAGCACTCGGCGCGCTGCTGTTCTCGCTCGTTTACTGGGCCGCCGGCGGCTGGATCATCGCGCGCCTGACCGACCAGGCCGAGATCCGCGCAGTCGCGCTGCGCTACCTGCCATGGGCCGCGATTTCGCCGATCGTGTCGGTCTGGGGCTTCCTGCTCGACGGCGTATTCATCGGCGCCACGCAAACGCAATCGTTGATGCGCGCGATGGTCGTGTCGTTCTCGATCTTCATCGTGGCCACGCTCGCCGCTGTCGGCATGTTCGGCAATCACGGGCTCTGGTTCGCGCTGCTGCTGTTCATGGCCGCACGCGGCGCGACGCTCGCGCGCTACCTGCCGGGGCTGTTGCGGCGCATTGGCGCCGACGCGCACACAGCACCCGCGGCCCGCGCCTGA
- a CDS encoding DUF2288 domain-containing protein has translation MSSEHHSAAGASHSPLYTQLLGETAKIDWCDLERFFAQGKLLSVARDLDLVSVAEAIAGDEAEQVARWLSAGLVARMPAETAADYAARNPELWAVVVSPWVCVQERA, from the coding sequence ATGTCCTCTGAACACCACTCCGCCGCGGGCGCGTCGCACAGCCCGCTCTACACCCAACTCCTCGGCGAGACCGCCAAGATCGACTGGTGCGATCTCGAGCGCTTCTTCGCGCAGGGCAAGCTGCTGTCCGTCGCGCGCGACCTCGATCTCGTCAGCGTCGCGGAAGCGATCGCCGGCGACGAAGCCGAGCAGGTCGCGCGCTGGCTGTCGGCCGGCCTCGTCGCGCGCATGCCGGCCGAGACCGCCGCCGACTACGCGGCGCGCAACCCGGAGCTGTGGGCGGTCGTCGTCTCGCCGTGGGTCTGTGTGCAGGAACGCGCCTGA